CTGATGCTATAAAAATTGAAAAACTATCATTTACAGAAGCTAATGAATTAGCATATTTTGGAGCTAATATTTTACATGCAAAAACTATAATCCCATTAATTGAAAAGAATATCCCACTTAGGATTTTGAATACTTTTGATCATAAAAATAAAGGAACTTTAATTACATCAGAAGCGAGTGAAAAGGGAATCAAATCTCTTTCGGTTTTAGAAAATGTAGCTCTAATCAATCTTGAAGGAAGAGGACTCTTAGGGAAAGTAGGAGTAGATGCAAGAATATTTAAAGCACTAGCCCATAAAAATATTAGTGTTAGTATTATTTCACAAGGTTCATCAGAACGTGGGATAGGTTTTGTTGTCGAAGCTGATAAAGCAAAAGAAGCTAAATCTATATTAGAACAAGAATTCGAATCAGATTTTTATAAACGTGATGTTAGTGGGATTTCAATAGAAAAAGATGTCTCTGTGATTTCTATTATTGGCCAGGATCTAAGCACATTTCATAAGCCATACAATGCATTGATTAAGAATCAGGTAATTCCATTATTGTTTAATAATACGGTTACAGGAAAGAATGTGAGTTTGGTAGTGCGAAAAGAACAATTGCATCGCGCCTTAAATGTGATTCATGGTGAGATTTTCGAAATTTCTAAAAAAATCAACATAGCTATATTTGGTCATGGATTAGTAGGAGGTACGTTGATAGATCAAATCTTAAAATCTTCAGAGCAGATCGAAAAACGAAAAAAAATCAACCTCAATATTTTTGCAGTAGCAAATTCTAGAAAAGTACTCTTAGATAAAAACGGGGTCGCGCAAAACTGGAAAAATGCTATCGGTGAAAAAGGAATTTCATATACGGTTGAAGATGTGATTCGATTTGCAGATGATCATCATTTAGAAAACCTGATAGCTATTGATAATACAGCTAGTCAAGGGTTTACCGAAAACTATATCAATTTGGTAGAACACGGTTTTGATTTAGTTTCCTCTAACAAAGTAGCTAATACATTAAGTTTTAATTTTTATAAGAAATTAAGAGCTAGGCTAGAAGAAAATCAAAAACAATACCTGTATGAAACTAACGTAGGAGCTGGGTTGCCATTGATTGATACTATTAAATTACTGCATTTGTCAGGAGAAAATATAACTCGAATTAAAGGTGTTTTCTCTGGGTCACTAAGTTATTTATTTAATACTTTTTCTGTAGAAGAACGACCGTTTAGTGAGGTATTGCAAGAGGCAATTGATAAAGGATTTACTGAGCCTGACCCTAGAGAAGATCTATGTGGTAATGATGTAGGGCGAAAATTATTAATTCTAGCAAGAGAATTAGATTTAAGTAACGAATTTGAAGATATTAATATTCATAATCTAATTCCTGAAGAATTAAGGGCTGGAGAAGCAAAAGAGTTTTTAGGAAGGCTAAAAGAGTTGGATGTTGTTTATAAAAAAGTTAAAGAAGAGCAAAAACCTAATCATGTATTGCGATATATTGGTGATCTTTGGGGTGATTTGTCACAAGAGAAAGGGAATTTGGATGTTAAATTAGTTTCTGTACCTCAAAGTAGTGCGTTAGGACAGGTAAAAGGTTCCGACTCTATATTCGAGATTTATACAGAATCATATGGCGATCAACCTATCGTAATTCAGGGAGCTGGTGCCGGAGCAGCTGTAACAGCAAGAGGAGTGTTTGGAGATGTCTTACGATTAGCAGAAAAAGGATGAAATTATAATTGCGTTAGGGATTGAAGCGACATCCTTTTGTAACCCTATCACCCTAAAATAGAATCAAGGGATTTTGATAGATTATAAAAGATATAGCTGAAAGCCTGGCCCCTAATTGATTAGGGGAACGCCCAAAACAATATACAATGAAAATACAGCTAAAAAGAATAGACAACGATTATCATTTCGAATTAAAAAATGAAAGAGGGCATGTAACTTATATAGATAGTACGGCCAAAGTTGGAGGACATGACCAGGCACCAAGTCCAATGGAATACGTATTAATGGGAGTCGCTGGGTGTAGTGCTATTGATGTGATTTCTATTTTAAAGAAACAACGACAAGAAATTACAGGCTATAGAGCAGAAGTAGATGGTGCTCGCGAAGAAATTGATGGGGCAAAACCTTTTAAGAAAATTACGGTAACTGTTTATCTCGAGGGGGATATTGTTCCAGAAAAAGCACAGAGGGCTGCAGAATTGTCATTTGAGAAATATTGTTCGGTATCCAAAACATTAGAACCTACAGCTACAATAGAGTACAAGGTAGTGGTTAATAATAAAGAAGTATGAGCCTTAAAAATTTAAATTTTGAAACACAAGCGGTAAGAACGCAAACGGATAAAACACAGTTTTTAGAGCATTCTACTCCAATGTATTTAACCTCGGGCTTTGTTTTTGAAGATGCAGAAGAGATGAGAGCTGCTTTTGCAGAAGAGAAAGAACGAAATCTATATAGTCGCTTTAGTAATCCTAATACAACAGAATTTGTAGATAAGATTTGCAAATTAGAAGGAGCAGAAGACGGGTATGCATTTGCAACGGGTATGGCAGCAGTGTTTTCTACATTTGCTGCATTGTTAGATGCTGGTGATCATATTGTTTCGGCTCGGTCTGTATTTGGTTCTACGCATACTTTGTTTACCAAATATTTGCCAAAGTGGAATATAGAAACCAGTTATTTTAGAGTAGATGAGGTGGATAAAGTAGAAAGCTTGATCCAGCCCAATACAAAAATTATATATGCAGAATCTCCAACAAATCCGGGAGTAGATGTTTTAGATTTAGAATTGTTGGGAGCGATAGCAAAAAAACACAACGTGCTTTTGGTTATTGATAATTGTTTTGCGACTCCATATTTGCAAAACCCGATTAAGTTTGGTGCAGATTTAGTAATTCATTCTGCAACTAAGCTAATTGATGGCCAGGGAAGGGTTCTGGGAGGAG
The sequence above is a segment of the Aquimarina spinulae genome. Coding sequences within it:
- the thrA gene encoding bifunctional aspartate kinase/homoserine dehydrogenase I, which gives rise to MKVLKFGGKSLANGKGIHAVIDIIEDKVKNGEKITVVLSARGNTTDELEEILEKAVKGKNYQLQLEALKKYQIADFDNADFTKEFETLDKLFEGVSLLGDYSKRVKDQILSQGEVVSAKLVTQILKEKNIKANFTDSRTLIITDAQFGDAQPLDKLSKENVINHFQTYNGTTVNIVTGFIASNTKNETTTLGRNGSNYTASLLANYLEAEELQSFTHVNGIYTANPDLVPDAIKIEKLSFTEANELAYFGANILHAKTIIPLIEKNIPLRILNTFDHKNKGTLITSEASEKGIKSLSVLENVALINLEGRGLLGKVGVDARIFKALAHKNISVSIISQGSSERGIGFVVEADKAKEAKSILEQEFESDFYKRDVSGISIEKDVSVISIIGQDLSTFHKPYNALIKNQVIPLLFNNTVTGKNVSLVVRKEQLHRALNVIHGEIFEISKKINIAIFGHGLVGGTLIDQILKSSEQIEKRKKINLNIFAVANSRKVLLDKNGVAQNWKNAIGEKGISYTVEDVIRFADDHHLENLIAIDNTASQGFTENYINLVEHGFDLVSSNKVANTLSFNFYKKLRARLEENQKQYLYETNVGAGLPLIDTIKLLHLSGENITRIKGVFSGSLSYLFNTFSVEERPFSEVLQEAIDKGFTEPDPREDLCGNDVGRKLLILARELDLSNEFEDINIHNLIPEELRAGEAKEFLGRLKELDVVYKKVKEEQKPNHVLRYIGDLWGDLSQEKGNLDVKLVSVPQSSALGQVKGSDSIFEIYTESYGDQPIVIQGAGAGAAVTARGVFGDVLRLAEKG
- a CDS encoding OsmC family protein: MKIQLKRIDNDYHFELKNERGHVTYIDSTAKVGGHDQAPSPMEYVLMGVAGCSAIDVISILKKQRQEITGYRAEVDGAREEIDGAKPFKKITVTVYLEGDIVPEKAQRAAELSFEKYCSVSKTLEPTATIEYKVVVNNKEV
- a CDS encoding trans-sulfuration enzyme family protein; amino-acid sequence: MSLKNLNFETQAVRTQTDKTQFLEHSTPMYLTSGFVFEDAEEMRAAFAEEKERNLYSRFSNPNTTEFVDKICKLEGAEDGYAFATGMAAVFSTFAALLDAGDHIVSARSVFGSTHTLFTKYLPKWNIETSYFRVDEVDKVESLIQPNTKIIYAESPTNPGVDVLDLELLGAIAKKHNVLLVIDNCFATPYLQNPIKFGADLVIHSATKLIDGQGRVLGGVTVGKKELIREIYLFSRNTGPSLSPFNAWILSKSLETLAVRVDRHCENALKLAEFLESHPKINWVKYPFLKSHPQYEVAKKQMKMGGNVVAFEVKGGVQGGKTFFNSVQMCSLSANLGDTRTIITHPASTTHSKLAEEDKLVVGITDGMVRCSVGLEHIDDVISDIEQALEKI